aaatagaaaattatcagAATCTACATCCCTTCCTACTGTTATGTCCACACTTCTGCAATATGGACACATTTCCCTTTTCTTGATACCATCAGGACTACTCCTTACTCATTAGCTTTGATTAGAATTATTCTAGTGACTCACGAAAGAacaaatagaaagagaaagagaaaacagttcCTGTGCAGTAAAATAAGaactggaagaaaaggaaaagaaatgtttaaagaagatggatggagggatggacaTATGTGACAAAGTTGTTTTCTGAGGTCAAATGAATggaactaaaagaaaagaaaaatataaaaagggagtATATactttggaaagaagaaaggatgtgCTGGCAGGGGGATAGGTTAGACAGGTCCCCAAACTCTAGAGCTACTGGCACTATTAGTTGGGGGTTTGGCCACTATCTAGAGCaagtgagaaggagagagggaggagcaggggcaggCTGAGTGTGAGATGAAATGGGCATTGTCACCCATTTAGTTAGTTATCATTTGGGACACATCCCCTAGACTGAATGTCTAAGAGTATGAATCTCATATTCCATTCTACATAAACAGATCAATGTCCAATACCACTTTGTTACTGGTTTTTTAGCATCTTTTTTGTCATAATACGTAGAAAATGCCATAAATACTGAGTGAGCACTGAAGCAAAGAGACCAAGAATTGAATATACAATAGTGGGAAACTGAGTAGTatcttagaagaaataaaataggtaCTGCAACTAATTTAGTATAGtcaggaaagaataaaaaggattcataattaagttttattataaaatgcaTCTATTTAGTTTGATTACAGTTtacatcactctttttttttttttttttctgcaggagCCTCGCAAACAACAATCTCCAGACACTcccaaaagatattttcaaaggcCTGGATTCTTTAACAAATGTGTAAGAGGACCTAAGACATCACTGATTAATTAATTTACAATAGTTAACAAAGAAAATTAgtattaatttttagaatttgtAATTGGCTTTAAAATTAAACTataattttacaatttaaattttaaatttgcttAAATTTTTGAGTCTTCTATAGTAAAGactcaaaatatatattctataatctGAATATATAGTGCCCAGACTTTCCATGGGGCAAAGTGTGTGTCTTATGGGTGGGAGCACTGATAAGGGACTTtgagggggtgggaagaggaggcCCCGAGTGAAATTTCAAGATGCCTTTTTTCTCATGAGGTCCAGGAAATGGGGCTACAAAGGAAAAACATAAAGGAGTCTGGGAAACTGACCGAGTACAGATGAAAGGTTACACCCATGGGTTGGTCAGTCAACAGAGAAATGGAGcaggaagtgggggaagggaggcaagTTTGCCTTTTCTCTCCTTAGATTGAACAACAACTCTAGGCTTAATCCCCAGGAATTTGGCTTAAGCCCCAGGAAGGGAATGAACTTAATTATTTTTGACCCTTTTTCAAACAAAAGAGCTTTCAAACTTTGACTTTTAAGCCTCAGAGTGAAAGATCTTTGTAAGGAATTTGTATATTTTGCTGTAAACAAAGCAAGTAATATATGCCTAACTCTCTCAAAAGCAATTTAGCTTCATTAAGTGCCTTCCAGACATTAGAAGGGTATTTAAATGGTTATAAGGTAGATataggaaaaatgaaaggatatatgtaaacataaagtttttttttttttttaatcaactcagGTACTTTTCTATAGAATATATGTTCAAAACaacttttctccaataacaaaaGATCTGAGTCAAGTATTTTCTCCTAAACCTAGTATTTAACTTCAAATCAATAAGCTAATGGAAAACTGTATGTGTTCCTTGTGGTatttccccagcccctcctcagTGCCTGGTACCCCAAATCCTGAATGATGGTTTATTTGCAAGAGAGTACCAGAagaaagacactaccaaaaagtCTCAGACAGATCACAGTTAGCTGTTCTGGTTTACAATCACCCAGAAAACTTGCCAGTCATTATTTGGGGTCAGAATATTCTTGGGAGATAAAGTCAGTCCTGGGAAGGTCTTCGAAGTTAGATGATATACCATGGCAGATTTGGGGATACGGCTTATTTGGACATTGTCCTCTGGCCCATCCTTCTGTCAGCCAGTACCACACATgagcaaaaaccaaaacaacaacaacaaagaacccACATGAGATTGGCTCAGTCTCTAAGGAAATCCCGTAATGGGTTTGGCCTTTTGGATCTACTCTAATATGCCTAAACCAAGAATTATCTAAGTACAAGGATCCTTGATAGTTATCTTTTCATGGATTTCTTCGTTTTCTTGAATGTATCcccccaaaacatttttaaatgcctcaacatttaaaaattatttgtgtgcTGTGTGAAGACTAGGCAATACCTATCTTGGGAATTCTGTGTGACCAAGAAGGGTTTTAGGAAGTAGCTGGAATTTCTGAACAGAAGCAgtgcaaataaacagaaaacttgGTGAGTCAGGATCATATGTGGAAATTTAAACGATCGTGCTGTATAGTTTATTACAGACAAGAGCTGCTGGATGTCTGAGTTAACTCTGGTGTGTCAAAGTCATTTCCTATTAAAATTGAATTTGTAGACCATGGAATAGGATCAGGATGAATTACATCTGTGAGGAAGAGCAAAAGCAAATAGTTCGCTTGATTTAATTAAATATGATATAATAAGCACTATATTCTGTCCTCTAGACCTGctctgtccaatatggtagccacacATGTGGTCACCGAGCAGTGTTCCTAGTGTAACTAAGGAACAAAGCTTTAAATTtatacttagtttttaaaaaattaagtagaaaactaaatttaaattgaaaaactgATTCTCAGTTCAGCTATTGCAAAAGTTAATTATGTTTGGAACAACTTGGATGtgtgaaactatttttttctgagtataaattttatgaaatctaaatacAGATCACATACTTCTGATGAAAATTTAGCCTCAAACTGAGTTATGCtctaagtgtaaaatacacactaGCCTCCAAAGTCTTAagattttggggatgcctgggtggctcagctggttgagtgtttgcattcagctcaggtcatgatcccggggtcctggaatcaagtcctgcatcagcctccctgctcagtggggagcctgcttctccctctgcctctgcctctgcctgctgctccccctactttgctctctctttctctgacaaataaataaacttaaaaacaacaacaaagatttagtgttttttaaaagtataaaatacctCATTAATAATGTTTGTTGGCTACACAGCTAAATGATTTGTGtgagatattaaataaaatatattatttaaaaataaatgacaaattattttaatatattattaaaattaatgtcacctatttcttgttactttttttagaaatatagaaaaaaaaatttaaggttttatttatttatttaaatgagagagaaagagagaatgagtgggagcagagggagagggagaagcagactccccactgaacagagagcctgcttgattccaggaccctgagatcatgacctgagctgaagggagacgcttaactgactgagccactcaggtgctcctacaaaattttaaattacatatgtagTTTACACTATATTTCTATGGACAGCACAGCTCTAAACAGAGCTGCCTTTGCTCcaagaaggaaatatatatattttttaaagattttatttatttatttgacagagagagatcacaagtaagcagagaggcaggcagagagagaggaggaagcaggctccctgctgagcagagagcctgatgcgggactcgatcccaggaccctgagaccatgacctgagccgaaggcagcggcttaacccactgagccacccaggcgccccccaagaaggaaatatttatgaGGTTCTATTGACTGGGTGGCATTCAAGAGTGCGCTCACTGTGGGATATCTCTGAATTCAAAGTGAGTTGTCAGTCATGTTCAAGGTAGATGATGGAGCATGATGTAAAGCCAGGTAAAAGCAATCTGCATATGTTAATTGCTGAGGTAGAGGTCATACCTGTGTAGGTAGGATCCTCATACAGCAAAATCAACTGAAGTTTGTCTTTCAGGGACCTAAGAGGGAATTCATTTAACTGTGACTGTAAACTCAAGTGGCTAGTGGAATGGTTGGACCACACCAATGCAACTGTTGAAGACATCTACTGTGAAGGTCCCCCAGAATACAAGAAGCGCAAAATCAATAGTCTCTCGCCCAAGGATTTTGATTGCATCATTACAGGTAATGTATTCCAAATCATTCCACCTCATAAAGCTAAAATAAGGGCTACATTTTGCGTGTGTGCAggaattgatatttttaatatctttaaaaaccgAACgaccaattttaattttttatgataaaacattaaaactttgtGGGtttaaaagcaaagtaaaattatcattttactatttctcttaaataaatgtatCTCTTAAGGATGTTTGAGATCTAGCCAAGGAATGAAGCAAGCATTAGCACACAGTTATTCATCATCATTTCCTGTTTTTGCAGAATTTGCAAAGTCTCAAGACCTGCCTTATCAATCACTGTCCATAGATACTTTTTCTTATATGAACGATGAGTATGTAGTCATTGCTCAGCCTTTTACCGGAAAGTGCATTTTCCTTGAATGGGACCATGTAGAAAAGACCTTCCGAAATTATGACAACATTACAGGTATGAAAAACCTGACCATATTTTGAATAGAAAGTTAAGCAGGTTGGACCGAGGgcaacagaaaaagacaattggCTTGGGGGGATGCTTGGCCACGCTTAGAGTACTTTAATCCCCATCCGTACCATTTACTAAATGATTGGGGATTTACTAAACCTTGATTTCCTGACttgtaaatgggaataataatacttaACTCATGGGGTTGTTGAAGATAATGTATTCATAAGATAATGTTATCACATATTCAAGAAACAGCATAGAACGTAGCATAGTAAATGCCAAATAaagatgaattatttttcttcaaaagaaaagtaTTGGACAAGGAATCATGAGTTTTAATCTAGATTCTGCCACAAACCAGCTGGGTGAGCCACTCACCCTCACTGGGCCTTCcctttttcttatctataaaacaaaGATGTTATTTTAGATCAATGAGTCACAAGCTCTTTTGTACAAAGTAACCCCCTGTAAATGTTAATGTACTCCTTGTCACAAAAAGGGGTTCTGGTCCAATAAATCTGTGAACCGTATCTCCCTCTTGGAGATTCATAATAATTATGCATTAGAGGCCCTGAGAAGTCTAGCAGTGATGAAGCCTCTTGCCAGTGTTTTGTGCATTTAATTTGACCTTCGGAACTACTTTTCTTCCATGAAAACTTTTACTTATgtgacttcttaatttttcttctcatttcaacaacttaatggtttttaaataagaatatggGCCTCCCTCCAAAATGTTTTCAGCAGCTTTAGCTTCTAATACCTTTAGATCTGTTCCTGAGAGCATTCAAACCTCTATGTAAAAGATTACACTTCTTGGGTGGGAAGAGTTATAACTCAGTTGTGTTGGTGGCTGTCCACCCCACTGCTTACAGGATCAGGAAAGGTCTGGGCCTTGTTTGAGACTAAGGTGCCCAGGTGAAGGGATCTTCTCCAAACTGAGGTCCTCCCAGAAACCTCCTTCTTTCTCAAGGAGGAAGGTCATACTTCCCTTTCTCCCAAAGTGCCCTCAGTTTTCTAATGGACTGCAGCAGCTTTGTGCAGTTTTAAACCAGGTTCTTCTTACCTGTGTATAGTCCATCAATTATTCTAGATGAATCTTAGAATGAACATTTGAAGGAGAAATGAATCACATATATGCAGACTTTCAGAGGACATCATTCGTCTAAGATGACAAATATATACTCAATATGCAATCATTATGACCTCCCTTACCCCAGAAAGACATCGCTAATCAATCACAGTGCTCTTGCTTATGCAGTGCAGACAGGACTACGAATCCTTCTCAGCACAGTTATCCAACTCATCAGTTGATCAATATTGATACGTGGTTGAAGTCTAGTGGCCATTCCTGATCTAGGCCAAACCCTCAttgtacagaagagaaaactgaattccagagaagttaagtgattttCCCGAAGTCACACAACCAGTTGAGTTCTGAAAAGGGTCACAAATAGGATAATTTCATCAATTAGTAGAAAGAGCTGATGCAGAACTTACTGCTTTGCAGCTCCTAAAGTTAGAAAAGGCTTGGGCCCCAGATTTGCCTTGCTTGCTTTGGATTTCCTAGAGCCAAGCTCCCTCTAGTCAATATTTACTGATAAATgatctttatatttcctttttttttttttaaggttttatttatttatttgacagagagatcacaagtaggcagagaggcaggcagagagacaggaggatgcaggctccctgctgagcagagagcccgatgggggggctccatcccaagaccctgagaccatgacctgagcccaaggcagaggctttaacccgctgagccacccaggtgccccgatatttATATTTGCTGATAAATGCCAAACTCTTCCTTAAAGGATATACTGAGCAAGGACACTGATCCATATTGTCTCtgaaatttctcaaaataagTCTCTGGAGTATCTCTTGTGACTAtactcctctttcatttttctcaagaaTTTCTCTTCCTTGTCTTCTCTCTTGCCACCAATAGCCTAAGCTTCAGGTAAATGACAAATAGCATCTTTGTCTTTTCTTAGGggaaaatcacattatttttagAGCAAGAACCCTTTCACACTGGGAACAAACCAATTACAGGTAGAATCATGGGCTACCCACATCACTGCTCAAGACTTTTTAGGGTGGTTCTAGAAACTTGTGGGATCCTAGCCCAAGTCGGAAGCCCTAGAATAGCTCAACTCCCTACAGATTGGGTTAAAAGCATAGAGACGCTGGtagacttgggtttgaatcccaactcTGCCTTCTCCTAGCACCACTGAACCTGTCTGAGTTTCTGTCTGCTCATCTGCAAAAGGAAGGATAATATTTATCTCTTCAGATTGTTGGCAATTTTTAATGAGATGATTTGGCAAAGCGCAGAGCTGGTGCTCAGTAAGTGGCAGTTTTCACTAGAATTACTGTAATTAACTCATGATGTGTCAGGGAAAGCTATGCTTGCTTTCTGCAAGTAGTGAGAGGAGAAAACTCAGGCAGTAGCCGTGTGCCCTATTAAATGTCTAGTGCATGTTGGATGTGACTTGACAACTCAGTTGTTGGTAACAAGGCCTCGTGAGGCACAAAAGCACAGAACCTCAGAGTCCTGCTGCCATTTGGCCTTGGAGATTGGCCTTGCCTATTCAACCAAGGAAATCCTTATTCCAGGCTGATTTTGGTAGAAGTTGTATGGCTTCAGGTTGCATGTTTACATGCTGCAGAAGACGATGGCCATTCTACTAATCTCTCATTTGTCTTTTCCCAGGCACATCCACTGTAGTGTGCAAGCCTATAGTCATTGAAACTCAGCTCTATGTTATTGTGGCCCAGCTGTTTGGCGGCTCTCACATCTATAAGCGAGACAGTTTtgcaaataaatttataaaaatccagGATATTGAAATTCTCAAAATCCGAAAACCCAATGACATTGAAACATTCAAGATTGAAAACAACTGGTACTTTGTTGTTGCTGACAGCTCAAAAGCTGGTTTTACTACCATTTATAAATGGAACGGAAATGGATTCTACTCCCATCAATCTTTACATGCGTGGTACAGGGACACCGATGTGGAATATCTAGAAATAGCCAGAACACCTCAGACACTCAGAACGCCTCATTTAATCCTGTCCAGTAGCTCCCAGCGTCCTGTAATCTATCAGTGGAACAAAGCAACACAATTGTTCACTAACCAAACAGATATCCCTAACATGGAGGACGTCTATGCCGTCAAGCACTTCTCGGTGAAAGGTGACGTGTACATTTGCTTGACAAGATTCATTGGCGATTCCAAAGTAATGAAATGGGGAGGTTCCTCCTTTCAGGACATTCAGAGGATGCCATCACGAGGATCCATGGTGTTCCAGCCTCTTCAGATAAATAACTACCAATACGCAATTCTTGGAAGTGATTATTCCTTTACGCAAGTGTATAACTGGGATGCAGAGAAAGCCAAATTTGTGAAATTTCAGGAATTAAATGTTCAAGCACCAAGATCATTCACGCATGTGTCCATTAATAAGcgtaattttctttttgcttccagTTTTAAGGGAAATACACAGATTTACAAACATGTCATAGTTGACTTAAGCGCATGACACACCAAATTCTGTGGCTGCCACCAGAAACTTTCTACAGTACATGATCCGGATGAACTCAATGCATGATGACTCTTCTTATCACACTTGCAAATGAATGCCTTTCAAACATTGAGACTGCTAGAACCAAGCACTACCAGTATCTCCATCCTTAACTGTCCAGTTCAGTGGTGTGGGAAGTGACCTTTTATAAGACAAAATTGAATTGTGTGACTGTTCTTTGCAGTGAAGATGTGTAAATAAGTGTTTAATGGTATCTGTTACtccaaaaagaaatattaatatgtacttttccatttatttattcatgtgttcAGAAACTgccaaataaaatgtttacattttctttcatatcCCAAAGGTAATTATTTACAGTTGTTTTAGTCTCGGTGACGGTACATTGAGGAAATAGGTTATACAATAGGGTTATGTTTGGATCGAGATCTTATGGTATGAATAAGGAGTGAAAACGAAACACTGATATTCATTACCCAAGATTTATGAACAGGTTTATCAGCTGTTTGGATTTGGAACATTCAAGGGTGTTTCCAAAGGTCACGGCTTTTAAGAGCAttttgtggtgaaaaaaaaaaaaaagagcattttgtGGTGAAGGGGTGACAAATTTAAAGTGGGGTAGAGAAATTTGCTTATTACAAGTAGCCTGATTTGACATAAAGAATAGTGAGATCCATCCTTTTCCTATCTGATAGCTCTAGcttaaaaaattcttcaaaaaacttggagacaaagagaaagtcaagtttttaaattttaaaaatgctatttaagGACTTTCTAAGTGTCTGACCCTAGACTCATCTGAGAGCTGATTGAGGTAACCTTAGAGTTCATGCCTCAAATTCACTCCATATGTGGGCCTCTTAATCTTATCAAGGAAGCTTCACTTCTAGACATCAGTTTGGATGTTACTGACATGCTGCAGAGTGTGCAGGAAGCTCATGTTTGATTTTCCAAATTCCTACTCCCGGTTAACATGGTTTGTTAGCATCTAGCATAGTGCCTATAGGGTAGGCTCTCAAAAATTGCATTCGAAGACGCATGTGTGTCCTCCTgttataatgtaataataaacTTCACAAGTCCCTTTGATCTAGTCAGtcctatttattgagtacctattaaGAATGGGGTATTGTTCCTATGGCCTTGGGGAGCAGAATTCAGGAGAAATAGGGCATGGCCCCAGGGCATGGACCCTTGTCCTCTGGGGCCTTAGACTAATTGGAGGGTTAGGACAGAGAAACCTGCAGAGTAAGTTGTAAATGCCAATCATCATCTTAACATTCTGATTATAAAGGTCCCAGGAGTATCAAAAATgagttcctggaggaagtggTCCTTGTTTGAACTTAAAGGGGAGATATGGTTTCAAAAGGGGATCTTGGCAGAGAAGATATGCCTGGCATGAATTGGCTCTGTGTGAATCAGAGCTTCCTACAGCTTTTATTGCTCCCTGTATTCCTTTGCAAAATGAATGGgtagggggaggagggcagacaTTAACCCCTCTGCCAGCACCTATCTGGTAAAGTAGAGACACCAAAGGTACACAGAGTAGTTACACCATCTCCAAGAAGCAATGCCTTGGGAAGTTATGCATAGGAGCCAGATTTCTTTACCACGTGGGAAGATATGAACTGACAATAGAGTTATGGGGGACAAGAAGCCTTACCCACTGCTGATCTTGCACACAGGAAGAACTGGCCtttgaatttcttattttttcagtcCCCTTTTTCTATAAGCAGCACATATGCTGTTGAAGAACACCTGCTTTGTACAGACTGGGTTTAAACCCAGCCTTGCCATGTACTGACTTTGTCCAcaggcaagttacttaagttgtgtctgagcctcagtttctttatctgcaaaggGAAACTAATGCCTATCCAAGGACAgtggaaggattaaatgagataaaatgcaCTCAGTGGATTGAATTTTCCAAATATGGCCACAATATTTCCCATTCCATGTGTTCTATGAGAACCTTGCTTCCACCCCATCAACAGGTGGTGCCCAATTCTGTTGTCTTTAAGTGTGGGCAGGCTTTTAATCAATAGAATGTGGTGGGAATGATGCAGTTTGACTTTGAGCCTAGACCATAAAAACAATGAAGCTTCTACCTTGTGAACTGGGACAATCGCTTTTGGAACCCTGAATGGCCACCCACAAAGTCCCACGAGGCTGAGGCCACCATCTTGAGGAAGCCCACCCCGCTGAAGTCCCATCTAACAGCCACATCAAGCACCAGCCCTGTGAGTGAAGATGCCTCGGGTAATTCCAGCCCTGAGCTGTCGGACCTACCCCCACTGAGGCTCTGGATGACAAGACATCCCCACGGTACCTggtccaaattcctgacccacagaatctaTGAGCATCATAAAACGGTCAATTCAAGCATCTAAGTTTTGGGGTGACTTGATACACTGCAGCAGTAATTGGAAATGCACACAAGGTACTTAACACCGACCTGACACAAATCAGCACGCATGGAGTGTGCCGAATCCACACCCAGAATATTGCATGCTTTGGGGTCATGTTCTACATTTATTACCTTAATGCAATTCACAGCCGTTTCATTTGTAAAGGATCTCTCCTGTTGTCAATATGCTGCTGGTGTTctaactctgtgccaggccctctgctgaATTCAGGGATGCAGAGATGAAAGGCTTAGATTCTTCTCTGTTTGTTTTCACAGAAACAGTGACTATTTAAATTAGCAAACCAACTCTCTAATTCACCTGAAACCTGAGAGCCAGAGATGTGAAGCGAGCAGAGGGAGGTAGCTCCAATCCAGGCGTCTGGACACTCAATCCAGACTCATCTTCATCACATGGTACTACCCTTCGACACCTCAGCCTCCAATCTGAACCTGGGACTGTAGATGGGGAGAGGTGAGGAGTGAGTAGGCTgacagaaatttaagaaaacctGAGGAGGGTCACCCCATGTGGTGCGGTCTACTTTCTTAGGAACTGGCCAGTCCTCCCTGAGACTTGCCCTCCTTTCCCTGTACCCTTCTTCTGCCCTCTGCTGTAAAACTCTGCCTCCTCTCTAGTCGCAGATGATTGGACCTGGAGTGACCAGTGGGTTGGGCTCTGCCTGAACTGATCCAGTTCTTTCTTCTGGATATTTCTAATTAGGACAGCAGAGGCTGGGTCATTTAGTCACAGGCACCAGATTGGTAAAGTGACTATCTTAAATCAGGTTCCCTCAGAGCAGTAGTATTTATTGAGGGAGTGCTCTCCTGGTACCCCTGTAAGGGACTGAGACTAGGACAGGGGAAGGTGTTACACAGAGATGTCCTTTCAGGAGAAATTGGCATGAATTGGTTCTGTGTGAATCAGAGCTTCCTACagcttttattgcttttattcaGACTGACTCCATGGGGAACTCCAGAGTGTGAATTGTACCACACAGTGTGTCCTGCCTCAAGGCAAGGAGGATAGACATTTATACCCGTCCCCCATCTGATAGTCATCAACCCAAGAATATGGGGCATAACCTCTCGGACATCGCCAGTGATGAAGGCTCATGTTGGCTAAGGACAATCCTCTAGAGAGGTATGCAAATGTGGGCTGTTATAAACCAACACCCATGGCAGCTGCAGAATGGGTACTTCAACCCAGTAAGGAGCCTCTGGGTGGGAACCAATGGCATATGCTACAGGGACAGTGAGCAGCTGTAAGAGCAGAGGAAGCTGATCTGAAAGGTGAGAAGAGAATGAggtagaaggtcagagagaaggggaggtgaGAAACTACAGAGtctgagagggaaggggaggaagagcaaagagaaagaggtaaggagagagagaaaggggaagaaaaggaaggaagagggaggtcTGGTGGCTCCAGTAAGGTTGCCTGAGAACCAGACTCTGTCAGGCTAACGTACATACATTTATTAGGTAGTACCCTTGAAATGCCAcctggaagggaggagaaaaaaggagaatttgGCAGAGAGCAGCTGAGCCATGATGCAGTTCCAATAAAAGCATCCCTGTAGGGAGCTGAGATGCTCCTTCTCAGGCATCCCAAGTTGGAGCGAGGGGACCCACCAGAACTTTCCAGCTTCATGGGGATTAGTCACTAGATGTGGGCTGGAAGAAAGTATGGCCTGAGGTGAGGCTGTGTGTTAGCCACAGCAATCCCCAAAGGCTAGCAAGGGCAGCAAAGGCTGTTTCTGGGAGTCCTCCCAGAAACTGGGAAAGTAAGTCTTTTATTCCTGAAGGAGGATCTGGGCAGTGTAACACAGCATCTctcacagagggaaagagagagaagaaaggggtaGATCCCTAGGGGCTATCCATTTCCCGCTCATCCCTCATTACAGCCAATGGCA
This Neovison vison isolate M4711 chromosome 2, ASM_NN_V1, whole genome shotgun sequence DNA region includes the following protein-coding sequences:
- the LGI1 gene encoding leucine-rich glioma-inactivated protein 1, yielding MQVGSLLQQLGPSHRTAPHRSLPRAVRCWSEEQLTNQLQVPVLKSRDTEAEETGGLLCDLVSEQDNHQLNSRSPVHVWGYFFDCMESERSQRMGTACIPLKRIAYFLCLLSALLLTEGKKPAKPKCPAVCTCTKDNALCENARSIPRTVPPDVISLSFVRSGFTEISEGSFLFTPSLQLLLFTSNSFDVISDDAFIGLPHLEYLFIENNNIKSISRHTFRGLKSLIHLSLANNNLQTLPKDIFKGLDSLTNVDLRGNSFNCDCKLKWLVEWLDHTNATVEDIYCEGPPEYKKRKINSLSPKDFDCIITEFAKSQDLPYQSLSIDTFSYMNDEYVVIAQPFTGKCIFLEWDHVEKTFRNYDNITGTSTVVCKPIVIETQLYVIVAQLFGGSHIYKRDSFANKFIKIQDIEILKIRKPNDIETFKIENNWYFVVADSSKAGFTTIYKWNGNGFYSHQSLHAWYRDTDVEYLEIARTPQTLRTPHLILSSSSQRPVIYQWNKATQLFTNQTDIPNMEDVYAVKHFSVKGDVYICLTRFIGDSKVMKWGGSSFQDIQRMPSRGSMVFQPLQINNYQYAILGSDYSFTQVYNWDAEKAKFVKFQELNVQAPRSFTHVSINKRNFLFASSFKGNTQIYKHVIVDLSA